Genomic DNA from Roseburia intestinalis L1-82:
CTGGGCAGGCGATGCCGGAAAAGAAGGACAGACGATTGAGGAAAATATCAGACGCTTTGGCGGGGTCAGACCGGGGATGAAAGAACTCCGTGTCTGGATTGACTCGCAGACGGAAGAGGAGATTCTGCGCGGAATCCGTGAGGCAAAGCCAATGGCAGAGTATGATAATCTGGCAAAATCCGGTATTATGCGCACAATTGAAGATTATGCAATGGGAATCAATTTCTCCAGGGCGATGTCGGTAAAGTACGGGAAACTATTGAATGATGCTGCGGCGACTAAAAGTTATACGGCGATCGCGGTGGGACGAGTCATGACCTGTGTACTTGGAATGGTCGTGATCCGTGAGCGGGAGATCCGCAACTTTGCGGAGACGCCGTTTTACCGTGTGGTGGGAGGATTCCTGCCGGAAGGCGCGGAAACGGAGGAGACAGTAACCGCAGAGTGGAAGGCGGTAAATGGTTCTAAATATTTTGAATCGCCCCTTTTGTATAAGGAAAATGGTTTTAAAAAGCGCGAAAGCGCGGAAAATCTGATCGGTGAACTTGACGGAAAACAGGCGGTCGTAAAATCCTTAGAGCGCGGCACATCCAGAAAGAAAGCACCGTTATTATTTAACCTTGCAGAGTTACAGGCAGAGTGTTCGAAACGATATAAGATCAGCCCGGATGAGACGTTACAGGTGGCACAGGACTTATATGAGAAAAAACTGACGACTTATCCGAGAACGGATGCGAGAGTGCTCTCGACGGCAGTTGCAAAGGAGATCGGGAAGAACTTAAATCGTTTAAAAACCTATGAGCCGACGAAAACTTATACGGAGCGTATTTTAAAAGAGGGTACTTACCGGAATATTGCACGTACACAGTATACTGACGATTCAAAGATCACCGATCACTATGCGATTATTCCGACCGGACAGCTCACAGAACTTGGTTCGTTAAGCGATTTACAGAGAAGAGTGTATGACCTGGTCGTGCGCCGCTTCTTAAGTATCTTTTATCCGGCGGCTGAGTATGAAACGATCAAACTGGTGGTACAGGTGGGGGCAGAACAGCTTTTTGCATCTGCAAAGGTGTTAAAAAATCCGGGATTTCTTGAAATCATGGGAAGACCGGGAAATGATGAAAATAAGGAAGAAGAAAGTGCGGGACTCTTAAAACTGGCAGGGCAGTTAAAGACCGGTGATCCCCTGAAGGTGGACGGTTATGAGATCAAAGAGGGAAAGACCGCACCGCCGAAACGCTATACCTCCGGTTCGATGGTGCTTGCGATGGAAAATGCCGGACAGCTTATTGAGGAGGAAGAATTAAGGGAACAGATCAAAGGCTCCGGAATCGGAACTTCTGCGACGAGAGCTGAGATCATCCGCAAACTGGTGCGTATCGGGTATCTGAATCTGAACCAAAAGACGCAGGTGCTAAGCCCGGAAGCGATCGGAGAGATGGTGTTTGAGGTGGTGAGCATGACCGTGCCGGCACTCTTAAATCCGAAGATGACGGCTTCCTGGGAAAAGGGACTCGACGGTATCACGCGTGGAACAGTCATCATGGAAGATTATCGCAGTAAACTGGAAGATTTTATCCGCAAAGAAACGGTTTCCATGATCGAACATGACCTGACCGGCAATCTTGCGGCGAGGATTCATCCGTTTGTCGGAAAAGGCGGAAGAGGGCTTGCCGCAAAGAAAAAAATAGAGGCAGTCTGCCCGGTCTGTGGCGGGGAGATGGAGACGACACCGTTCGGCTATGGATGCAGCAATTATAAAAAGGACGGAAGCGGCTGTAAATTTTCCATCGGAACCATTGCGGGCAGAGATTTAGCGGAAGAGGAAGTGGTCGAACTTCTGACGAAAGGACATACGGAAGTGCTCTCCGGTTTTATCTCAAAGTCCAGAAAACGCTTTTCTGCTGCACTGGTACTTGAAAAAGATGAGAATGGAAAAGCATCAGTCAATTTTGACTTTTCCAAAAATGAACCTGAAATATTAGAAGGGGTGAAATGTCCGGTCTGCGGTTCTGATATGGAAATCACTTCTTTTGGTTACAGTTGTGTGAAACACCGTGAAGATCCGGAAAGCTGTTATTTCTACATTGGAAAAATCGCGGGAAAATCCCTTAGTGTGGATGACCTGACTGATCTGCTGCAAAAAGGAGAGACGGAGGTCTTAAAAGGGTTTACCGCAAAAAATAAAAAGAAGTTTTCGGCGGCATTGCTTTTGAAAACAGGAGAGGATGGCAGAAAAACAGTCGAATTTGATTTTTCAAAGAATGAGGCAGAGATATTAGAAGATGTAGTCTGCCCGATGTGCGGCGGACAGATCCAGAAAACATCATTTGGTTATGGCTGTATGAATTACGACCAGCAAAATCCGCAGAGCT
This window encodes:
- a CDS encoding DNA topoisomerase III, producing MAKSLIITEKPSVAQEFARILGVSGRNDGYIENDKYVITWCVGHLVEMVYPEEYDEKYKRWRLEDLPFLPEEYKYNVIPDVSKQYDTVHRMLFREDIETVYWAGDAGKEGQTIEENIRRFGGVRPGMKELRVWIDSQTEEEILRGIREAKPMAEYDNLAKSGIMRTIEDYAMGINFSRAMSVKYGKLLNDAAATKSYTAIAVGRVMTCVLGMVVIREREIRNFAETPFYRVVGGFLPEGAETEETVTAEWKAVNGSKYFESPLLYKENGFKKRESAENLIGELDGKQAVVKSLERGTSRKKAPLLFNLAELQAECSKRYKISPDETLQVAQDLYEKKLTTYPRTDARVLSTAVAKEIGKNLNRLKTYEPTKTYTERILKEGTYRNIARTQYTDDSKITDHYAIIPTGQLTELGSLSDLQRRVYDLVVRRFLSIFYPAAEYETIKLVVQVGAEQLFASAKVLKNPGFLEIMGRPGNDENKEEESAGLLKLAGQLKTGDPLKVDGYEIKEGKTAPPKRYTSGSMVLAMENAGQLIEEEELREQIKGSGIGTSATRAEIIRKLVRIGYLNLNQKTQVLSPEAIGEMVFEVVSMTVPALLNPKMTASWEKGLDGITRGTVIMEDYRSKLEDFIRKETVSMIEHDLTGNLAARIHPFVGKGGRGLAAKKKIEAVCPVCGGEMETTPFGYGCSNYKKDGSGCKFSIGTIAGRDLAEEEVVELLTKGHTEVLSGFISKSRKRFSAALVLEKDENGKASVNFDFSKNEPEILEGVKCPVCGSDMEITSFGYSCVKHREDPESCYFYIGKIAGKSLSVDDLTDLLQKGETEVLKGFTAKNKKKFSAALLLKTGEDGRKTVEFDFSKNEAEILEDVVCPMCGGQIQKTSFGYGCMNYDQQNPQSCRFAIGTLAGRDLTESQVKSLLTDGRTETIRGFKSKTGKKFDACVALETDETGRKYLKFDFDHAEAKKIKDVSCPLCGGDIVQTPFGYGCANYKKDDPESCRFSIGKMGEKTLNEAQVKQLLTEGRTATIRGFKSKTGKKFDARIALKKDESGKVIGLKYDFSDVEAPKLKDVKCPVCGGDMVKTPFGYGCANYKKDDPESCRFSVGQIAGVKLKEAQVKELLTNGKTGVIEGFIAKTGMKFDAPLKLTKEGQITFDFPEKPKPVETTVKCPRCGELLKKSQWYYECDCGFKVGHTVAKVPLSEAIIKELLETGKTKEKVTGFNSKAGNVFDSCLKYEDERISFDFDNPGSLSLQKQESEKQSEVQMAVQENETEKQQPQQAEQTPDGADDFYATMADEAAAFQEQEEAEWIAGSNFLDEFMP